One stretch of Roseibium sp. HPY-6 DNA includes these proteins:
- a CDS encoding TetR/AcrR family transcriptional regulator, protein MSRKPQQRSIETRARVLKAARDLSKKHGLELVTAEAVAAEAGVAKGTVFSHYGDMDGLLSHVLLDRLNALRTIAAEDAPPVAGLEDPVGQLLRNMMALIDVITDSPTILRLFLDNIGVTKPNCATEFVETLDALDADLAGFLDLWQSSDVITPALRRDRTPVEMVDGLIAFMIHGAILLKSHQLTDRNALETRLRRHVEAFVLAPGALTA, encoded by the coding sequence ATGTCGCGAAAACCCCAGCAACGCAGCATCGAGACACGCGCAAGGGTCCTGAAAGCAGCGCGGGACCTAAGCAAGAAACACGGATTGGAGCTGGTCACGGCCGAAGCGGTGGCGGCAGAAGCCGGCGTCGCGAAGGGAACCGTTTTCTCGCACTATGGAGACATGGACGGCCTGCTGTCCCACGTGCTTCTGGATCGACTGAACGCACTGCGCACGATCGCGGCAGAAGATGCCCCACCAGTCGCAGGTCTTGAGGATCCGGTCGGACAGCTGCTCCGGAACATGATGGCGCTGATTGACGTGATTACAGACAGCCCGACAATTTTACGGCTGTTTCTCGACAATATCGGCGTCACCAAGCCGAATTGTGCAACTGAATTCGTCGAAACGCTGGACGCGCTCGATGCAGATCTCGCGGGCTTTCTTGATCTCTGGCAGAGTTCAGACGTGATAACACCGGCACTGCGCCGCGACCGCACGCCGGTGGAGATGGTCGACGGATTAATCGCTTTCATGATCCACGGCGCAATTCTGTTGAAGAGCCACCAACTGACCGATCGCAATGCGCTTGAAACCAGGCTTCGCCGTCACGTTGAGGCGTTTGTACTCGCCCCGGGGGCGCTAACTGCCTAG
- a CDS encoding YcgN family cysteine cluster protein: MDERPFWKTKSLEEMSPSEWESLCDGCARCCLNKLEDWDTGEIVWTRVACTLLDDQSCRCKDYDNRAATVPDCIQLTPAEVRTLTWLPPTCAYRLVREGQDLYWWHPLVSGDSETVHQAGISVRGRTVPEDGMPLEDYEQHVVMWPGEAPEES, from the coding sequence ATGGACGAGCGTCCGTTCTGGAAGACAAAGTCGCTGGAAGAGATGTCGCCGTCAGAGTGGGAATCGCTCTGTGACGGCTGCGCACGCTGTTGTTTGAACAAGCTGGAAGACTGGGATACGGGCGAAATCGTCTGGACCAGGGTCGCCTGCACATTGCTGGACGATCAAAGTTGCCGCTGCAAGGACTATGACAACAGGGCGGCGACTGTGCCCGACTGTATTCAGCTCACACCTGCAGAAGTCCGGACACTCACCTGGCTACCGCCAACCTGCGCCTATCGCCTGGTGCGGGAAGGGCAGGATCTTTACTGGTGGCATCCACTGGTGTCAGGTGACAGCGAAACCGTGCATCAGGCCGGGATTTCGGTTCGGGGACGGACGGTTCCTGAAGACGGCATGCCGCTGGAAGACTATGAACAGCACGTGGTGATGTGGCCGGGCGAAGCGCCTGAAGAGAGCTAG
- a CDS encoding NAD(P)H-dependent oxidoreductase, with the protein MTRILILDGHPAKGSFCSALAERYLREAERAGHEVRSRHLSEMDFNPDYGTSDFDGGPQLEPDLENIWHDIVWCEHIVIVHPLWWGGHPAKLKGLFDRVLLSGKAFKYVPGKTIPEKLLKGRSAQVLVTADTPGWIFRWIYGSGIRKQTEKQILAFCGFKPKGYHVFSPIHGSNDTDREQMLTRAGQLALKAA; encoded by the coding sequence ATGACACGAATACTCATACTTGATGGACATCCCGCGAAGGGTTCCTTTTGCAGTGCGCTGGCGGAGCGGTATTTGCGTGAGGCAGAGCGAGCGGGGCATGAGGTGCGCAGCCGGCACCTTTCCGAAATGGACTTTAATCCGGACTACGGCACGTCTGATTTCGACGGCGGTCCGCAGCTTGAGCCGGACCTTGAAAATATCTGGCACGATATTGTCTGGTGCGAGCATATCGTGATCGTGCATCCGCTCTGGTGGGGCGGACACCCTGCCAAGCTGAAGGGGCTGTTTGATCGGGTGCTGCTTTCCGGAAAGGCCTTCAAGTACGTGCCTGGAAAGACCATTCCGGAAAAACTGCTCAAGGGCCGTAGTGCACAGGTTCTTGTGACCGCGGATACTCCAGGCTGGATTTTTCGCTGGATCTACGGATCAGGCATCAGAAAGCAGACGGAAAAACAGATCCTTGCCTTTTGCGGCTTCAAGCCGAAGGGGTATCATGTGTTCTCGCCCATTCACGGTTCCAACGATACCGATCGTGAGCAAATGCTGACGAGGGCAGGGCAGCTCGCTCTTAAGGCCGCCTGA